GGTCCAGCTCGTTCTTCAGGCGTCACTGCTGGAAGGGATCCGCGGCAGGGTCGCGATGCTGGAAATGGGCGTGCCGGTCCGGATCCTGGATCTCGCCCGAAACCTGCGCCGTCTTGCGGGGTTACCCGTCCAGGGTGGCATCGTCTTTACGGGATTGCGCCCGGGCGAGAAGCTGCACGAAGAGCTGGTCGCGCCCGAGGAAGAGACCGAAGAAACGGCGGTCCACAAGGTTCGGATCGTACGCCCATCCAACCGGCGGACCGCGCGGGTGTGCGAGCTGATGCCCGAGTGGTCGGGCCACCTGGAGGACGGAAGGGACGACCTGGTGCTGAGTCATTTCGCCGGATTCTTCCCGAACCTCGTAGTTTCCTTGGAGCGCTACGAACAGGAGTTTGCCGACCGAGCCCCCGAGGTCGATCTGCGACGGGGTAAGTCGGCCGGCTAGAGGCAGCCCGGAGCGGACACCATCGATCAAGAGTCTCACCAGCCCCCGACGGGCGCGACCTTCGGCGTCGTAGGCCTCGGCTACGTAGGCCTTCCCCTGGCGTTGGAGGCTGCGCGCGCCGGATACCGCGTGATCGGTCTCGATATCGACGCCGCCCGGGCGGACGCCCTCAACGCCGGACTCAGCCACATACAGGACGTGGAGGCCAGCTCAGTGGCCCGGGCCGTGGCCGAAGGCGCCTTCGAGGCCACCACGGACATGGCCCGGCTGGCGGAGTGCGACGTGGTGTCGATCTGCGTCCCGACACCGCTCAACAAGATCAAGGATCCGGACCTTTCGTACGTGGTCGCGGCGGGCGAGGCCGTGGCGACCCATCTGCGTCCGGGGCAAACCATCGTGCTGGAGAGTACGACCTATCCTGGGACGACCGAGGAGGTGCTGCAGCCGGTGCTCGAGCGCGGGGGCCTGCAGGCGCCCAGGGACTTCAACCTCTGCTTCTCGCCGGAGCGCGTCGACCCGGGGAACGCCGATTGGAGTACGCGCAACACGCCGAAGGTGCTCGGCGGTGTTACGCCGGAGTGTACGCGCGCGGGGCTGCGCGCGTACGGCCCCATCTTCGACACCCTGGTTCCGGTCGGCAGCGCGCGAGCCGCCGAGCTGGTGAAGGTCTACGAGAACACCTTCCGCATGGTGAACATCGCCCTGGTGAACGAGCTGGCGCAGGTGTGCGATCGCCTGGGGATCGACGTGTGGGAAGTGGTGG
The DNA window shown above is from Gemmatimonadota bacterium and carries:
- a CDS encoding nucleotide sugar dehydrogenase, which gives rise to MDQESHQPPTGATFGVVGLGYVGLPLALEAARAGYRVIGLDIDAARADALNAGLSHIQDVEASSVARAVAEGAFEATTDMARLAECDVVSICVPTPLNKIKDPDLSYVVAAGEAVATHLRPGQTIVLESTTYPGTTEEVLQPVLERGGLQAPRDFNLCFSPERVDPGNADWSTRNTPKVLGGVTPECTRAGLRAYGPIFDTLVPVGSARAAELVKVYENTFRMVNIALVNELAQVCDRLGIDVWEVVDAAATKPFGFMKFTPGPGLGGHCIPLDPHYLSWKMRTLEFRTRLIELASEINAEMPRFVLRKIADALNASGKPLKGSRVLLLGVSYKKDIDDLRESPALELIRLLAQKEARVSFHDPFVPTISGDDVGVDGFDPLWSSELGPETLESADVVVVVTDHTDIDYDMVGRLASTLVDTRGAMRRRGAPPIEDEAGLAKALAGDGNGS